Genomic window (Geoalkalibacter ferrihydriticus DSM 17813):
ATGGTTTTTGACGGTAGCCTGCGCCTGCGCGAAGCAAATTACTATCAGGACGCGAGTTTGCACATGACGATTCGCTATGATCAATTCAGCGAAGAAAATTCGCGGGATTTTCCCTTGACCATCGAAATGCGCATGCCGGAACTTGGTACCCGGGCCACGGTTGATTTACGCGATATAGAACTCAATCCCAGCATTCCCGTTGAGCGTTTTTCCCTCACGCCCCCTGATGGCGTTCCGATTCTGCCCATTCCCTGATGCGATTCTTGCGGAGACCAAAGATGCGCCTGGTGATTTTCGCTTTGTTTTTGTCCGTTCTCTTCGGCTGCAAACCTGATGCCGGCGTGGTCCTGGACGAAAACGACACGACCGTGCCGACTTACGGCGACACCATCATTCAGGGCAGCATCGGTGAGCCCAGCACTCTGATTCCCGCCCTGGCCAGTGATTCCGCTTCATCCGACATCAACGGTCTGGTTTACAGCGGGCTCGTGCGGTACGACAAAAATCTCGAAATCGAGGGAGAATTGGCCGAATCCTGGGAGTTCTCCGAGGACGGCTTGACCCTCACTTTCAACCTGCGGCGCGGCATCACCTGGCATGACGGTGCGCCTTTTACCTCAGCCGACGTGATGTTCACCTATGAACTCATGGTTGATCCGAACACACCCACCGCGTATGCCGATCGCTATCTCCAGGTGATTGCCGCCGAGGCGCCCGATCCCTACACTTTTCGCGTGCACTATGCCGAACCTTTGGCGTCGGCTCTGATCAGTTGGGCGCTCTCCATTCATCCGCGCCATCTGCTCGCGGGTGAAGACGTGACCCGCAGTCCTCTGGCGCGCGCCCCCATCGGCACCGGCCCCTACCGGTTCGTCGAATGGGTGAGCGGACAGCGTTTGGTGCTTGAGGCCAATCCTGATTATTTCGAGGGGCGGCCCTATATCAAGCGGGTGATCTACCGCATTATTCCGGATCCAACCACCATGTTTCTCGAACTTCAGGCGGGTAACATCGATCAGATGGGCCTTACACCTTTGCAGTTCGCACGCCAGACCGAAACGGCCACCTTCCAACGGCGCTTCAATAAATATCGTTATCCGGCTTCAAGCTATGTCTATCTCGGTTATAATTTGCGTCGTCCTCTGTTTCAGGACCAAAGGGTGCGCCAGGCGCTCTCGCATGCCATTGATCGGCAGGAACTCGTCGACGGGGTGCTCCTGGGTCTCGGCCAGGTGGCGCACGGCCCTTACAAGCCGGGCACCTGGCCCCATAATCCCGATGTGCGCACCTATGCTTATGATCCCCAAAGAGCTTTGGAGCTTTTGGCCGAAGCCGGCTGGCGCGACTCGACGGGTGACGGGCTGCTCGACAAGGATGGACGAACCTTTACTTTTACCATTCTGACCAATCAGGGCAACGACCAGCGCATCAAGGCCGGCG
Coding sequences:
- a CDS encoding peptide-binding protein, producing the protein MRLVIFALFLSVLFGCKPDAGVVLDENDTTVPTYGDTIIQGSIGEPSTLIPALASDSASSDINGLVYSGLVRYDKNLEIEGELAESWEFSEDGLTLTFNLRRGITWHDGAPFTSADVMFTYELMVDPNTPTAYADRYLQVIAAEAPDPYTFRVHYAEPLASALISWALSIHPRHLLAGEDVTRSPLARAPIGTGPYRFVEWVSGQRLVLEANPDYFEGRPYIKRVIYRIIPDPTTMFLELQAGNIDQMGLTPLQFARQTETATFQRRFNKYRYPASSYVYLGYNLRRPLFQDQRVRQALSHAIDRQELVDGVLLGLGQVAHGPYKPGTWPHNPDVRTYAYDPQRALELLAEAGWRDSTGDGLLDKDGRTFTFTILTNQGNDQRIKAGEIVQRRLREIGIDVRLRVIEWASFLKEFVTPGNFDAIIMGWTIPPDPDAYAVWHSASARPGGLNFIGFENAEVDELLEKGRRTLDQDERKKYYDRFQEILAEEQPYTFLFVPDALPVVARRFRGIEPAPAGIGYNFIHWYVPEGEQKYDW